In the Diprion similis isolate iyDipSimi1 chromosome 2, iyDipSimi1.1, whole genome shotgun sequence genome, one interval contains:
- the LOC124414882 gene encoding phospholipid phosphatase 1-like isoform X2 — translation MNKTDELSDHTTEVTSSIARQKFLFQNIRRRHRYSAVVVFIGVVEFGIFPQQQIGFYCNDPGLSYKFTGDTISFSVLLGGSIILPLIVMWIAEWTCHKPDSYRSLRPGCVGTRGKQIWTWYGHYTTACVAITCILELVKTLVGAPRPHFFDTCKPREMYNCTETYVQSYTCTNTESSAWVVSDSSKSFPSGHSILSMYTSVYIIYYLQNRLPSGTLTTLFKPWMQCMVLCWGIVCCVTRLSDHRHHWWDVLAGIIMGIAAGFYCVKVNCKEFVLKDDSSDWAHGESVENGHNGYDNRRHQSVRKLLSNTSVENREMGDVVTPSWKE, via the exons ATGAACAAGACTGACGAACTTAGCGACCATACGACGGAAGTCACAAGTAGTATCGCCCggcaaaaatttctattccaaAATATACGCAGACGGCATCGATACAGCGCGG TGGTCGTCTTCATCGGTGTCGTAGAATTTGGAATTTTCCCTCAACAGCAGATCGGTTTTTACTGCAATGATCCAGGACTTTCTTATAAATTCACCGGGGATACCATTTCTTTCTCCGTTCTTCTGGGTGGCAGTATTATTTTGCCATTGATAGTG atGTGGATAGCCGAATGGACCTGCCATAAACCGGACAGCTATAGGAGCTTGAGGCCAGGATGCGTCGGAACCAGAGGAAAGCAGATATGGACGTGGTATGGACATTACACGACAGCATGCGTCGCCATAACATGCATACTTGAGTTAGTCAAAACTCTTGTTGGTGCACCGAGGCCCCACTTTTTTGATACGTGTAAACCACGCGAGATGTACAATTGCACAGAAAC gtatGTCCAGTCTTACACATGCACAAATACGGAAAGCAGTGCCTGGGTTGTGTCTGATTCAAGCAAATCTTTTCCGTCTGGACACTCAATTCTGTCAATGTATACCTCGGTTTACATAATT TATTACCTCCAAAACCGTCTGCCCAGTGGAACGTTAACCACCCTGTTCAAACCCTGGATGCAGTGCATGGTTCTTTGCTGGGGCATCGTCTGCTGTGTGACTAGATTAAGCGATCACAGACATCACTGGTGGGATGTCCTGGCTGGAATTATTATGGGAATCGCCGCTGGTTTTTACTGCGTCAAAGTGAATTGCAAGGAATTTGTTCTTAAAGACGATAGCTCTGATTGGGCTCATGGTGAATCTGTTGAAAACGGACACAACGGTTACGACAATAGACGGCATCAGAGCGTTAGGAAATTATTGAGTAATACCAGcgtagaaaatcgcgaaatgGGTGACGTCGTCACACCTAGCTGGAAAGAATAA
- the LOC124415249 gene encoding uncharacterized protein LOC124415249: protein MTTNQPKLAEENGTHVNSCWPKDTICQLCNLSKIGSNQVRPNSLRGCKCNELSSYYKLPDPSRCVQSPILDPDPPKANLDAYVVASCHPQLSKINNTETPGSPKVDMCSQEETVPKEVTFEPPQGMDADSGVGKHI, encoded by the exons ATGACTACCAATCAGCCCAAACTTGCTGAGGAAAATGGAACTCATGTGAATTCCTGTTGGCCTAAAGATACGATATGTCAACTATGTAACTTATCCAAAATCGGTAGCAATCAAGTCCGACCAAATAGCTTGCGAGGATGCAAATGCAACGAGTTGTCATCATATTACAA ATTGCCAGATCCATCCAGATGTGTCCAATCTCCTATACTTGATCCCGATCCTCCGAAGGCAAACTTGGATGCCTACGTGGTAGCATCCTGTCATCCGCAGctttcaaaaataaacaataccGAGACACCAGGCTCCCCTAAAGTGGATATGTGCTCTCAGGAGGAAACAGTTCCAAAGGAAGTCACTTTCGAACCACCGCAAGGAATGGATGCCG ATTCTGGCGTTGGAAAACATATTTAA